The proteins below are encoded in one region of Peribacillus muralis:
- a CDS encoding DUF58 domain-containing protein, translating to MRRFFNLLKKNMNAFGLVFLMAISFCFAMFQGGFVSWFIFYSFLPFAAYAAILLFYPLHAITVERKASKRECQAGESVEIVLTFTRKNRLPLLFMVIEEEMPDELEDRGIHRRLLTFPGFKRTISMSYVLESLPRGDHSFQSIRFWIGDFFGMIEKEAIFDSPLNITVFPPYHELDSLYLDRLFNQGQAGSTKKIQREHSVVSGVREYQPGDQLSWINWKATARTSEIMTKEFEVQKNQDVWIIHDDQPSILFEETIEVVASFVHSMLKKGMRVGYASTGSSLILPAGGGRHQRRKIFTRLAKEGPGATNELAEKGRKGDLPANAAVIFIVSEITREKVDILNAFRTNQGLTMLSMKNPAILSDEGKQAMTAAITKGIKVSFIEHEQLLFDRTEAMAK from the coding sequence ATGCGACGCTTTTTTAATCTTCTAAAGAAAAACATGAATGCGTTCGGGCTGGTATTCCTTATGGCCATTTCTTTTTGCTTTGCGATGTTTCAAGGCGGTTTTGTCAGTTGGTTCATATTTTATTCATTTTTGCCGTTCGCTGCGTACGCCGCGATTTTGCTTTTTTATCCCCTACATGCCATTACGGTTGAAAGAAAGGCCAGCAAAAGGGAATGTCAGGCAGGTGAATCCGTTGAAATCGTCCTGACGTTCACCCGGAAAAATCGGCTGCCTCTCTTATTTATGGTGATAGAGGAGGAAATGCCAGACGAATTGGAAGATAGGGGAATTCATAGGAGGTTACTGACCTTCCCTGGATTCAAGCGTACCATCAGTATGTCGTATGTTTTGGAAAGCCTGCCGCGTGGTGACCATAGTTTTCAATCGATTCGCTTTTGGATAGGCGATTTCTTTGGGATGATTGAAAAGGAAGCGATATTCGATTCTCCATTGAATATTACTGTTTTCCCCCCATATCATGAGCTTGATTCCTTATATCTTGATCGATTGTTCAATCAGGGACAAGCAGGGTCGACAAAGAAAATACAGCGGGAACATTCAGTGGTATCTGGAGTAAGGGAATATCAGCCAGGTGATCAGCTGTCATGGATTAACTGGAAGGCGACGGCTAGAACGAGTGAAATCATGACGAAGGAATTCGAAGTGCAGAAGAATCAGGATGTATGGATCATCCATGATGATCAGCCATCGATTTTATTTGAGGAGACCATTGAAGTGGTCGCTTCCTTTGTGCACAGCATGTTAAAAAAAGGCATGAGGGTTGGGTATGCGAGTACGGGTTCGAGTCTAATCCTGCCTGCAGGGGGAGGCAGGCACCAGAGGCGGAAGATTTTTACACGTCTTGCTAAAGAAGGACCGGGTGCAACGAATGAATTGGCCGAGAAAGGTAGGAAGGGGGATTTGCCGGCAAACGCTGCCGTTATTTTCATCGTTTCCGAAATAACCCGGGAAAAGGTGGATATATTGAATGCTTTCCGCACTAATCAAGGGTTAACGATGTTATCCATGAAGAATCCGGCAATTCTATCCGATGAGGGAAAACAGGCAATGACTGCAGCTATAACAAAAGGAATCAAGGTAAGTTTCATTGAACATGAGCAGCTGCTGTTCGACAGAACGGAGGCGATGGCAAAATGA